In Prunus dulcis chromosome 1, ALMONDv2, whole genome shotgun sequence, the following are encoded in one genomic region:
- the LOC117615116 gene encoding beta-carotene hydroxylase 2, chloroplastic-like, translated as MEDQKQSTRLENCTERAQEAADSQNPIVIPSVRVAEKLSRKKSERFTYLVAAVMSSFGITSMAVMAVYYRFYWQMEGGNVPLSEMLGTFALSVGAAVGMEFWARWAHKALWHAYGICTSLTTQTQRRSIRA; from the exons ATGGAGGACCAAAAGCAGAGTACCCGTCTTGAGAATTGCACAGAAAGAGCCCAAGAGGCTGCTGATTCTCAGAACCCAATTGTAATTCCGTCCGTACGTGTGGCTGAGAAGTTGTCCAGGAAGAAATCGGAGAGGTTCACTTATCTTGTTGCTGCGGTGATGTCCAGCTTTGGTATTACTTCCATGGCTGTCATGGCTGTTTATTACAGATTTTACTGGCAAATGGAG GGTGGGAATGTGCCTTTGTCTGAAATGTTGGGTACATTTGCTCTATCTGTTGGTGCTGCT gTGGGAATGGAGTTTTGGGCAAGATGGGCTCATAAAGCTCTCTGGCACGCTTATGGCATATGCACGAG TCTCACCACACAGACCCAGAGAAGGTCCATTCGAGCTTAA